From the Leptolyngbya sp. O-77 genome, one window contains:
- a CDS encoding efflux RND transporter permease subunit, which translates to MFANFFIKRPVFTLVCAIITVFLGLVVLPTLPIAQFPDITPTQVVVTANYPGADAETVESAVTNILEREINGVDGLRYMSSSSGSDGTSQITVTFAAGQDPDIAAVNVQNRVARAEPRLPELVTRTGITVEQSSSNFLMAIALYPTNGEYDSLFLSNYADLYMVEALRRIPGVGSIQIFGERKFAMRLWLDPARLAARGLTVQDVTSAIREQNLQVGAGQLGQQPADPNQEYQINLRADSQLKSVEEFENLVLKTGEGGNLVRLKDVGRAELGAENYGTFLTYNDVESIGLGITQRSGSNALETTAAVRKELENLKRSFPPGIDYAVAFDITSFVQVSLQDVVYTLITAILLVVLVLFIFLQDWRTTLVPAIAIPVALIGTFVFTKIFGFSINTLTLFGLTLATGVVVDDAIVVVEAIAAKVQDRGMNPFRAAAETMKELSGAVIATSLVLMAVFVPVAFFPGTTGAIYRQFALTIAFSIVVSTFNALTFSPAMSALLLRPRSDHQGWLGRQFERFNQWLDGIRQRYQRSLTVLSQLKYWVLAGFVLALMATAWVYRTVPGAFLPEEDQGYFITLVQAPEGVSLNYTKKILDEASAEVRKIPEVESNFAVTGFSFAGVAPNQGIMFTLLKPWEERKGPGQSVQAIIGQIQMKFFGMPKARIFSLNPPSIQGLGNFGGFQLEMQDRRGNMPLNEFVGYLYALMGAANQNPNLQAVFSTYSASTPQLVVDVNRERAKSLGVDLDDIFSTLQSFLGSDYVNDFTLDRRSYRVYVQADEQFRAQPEDVNQLYVRSASGSMVPLGNLVTLTPTTSAQSITHYNLLRSISVQGGAAPGRSSGQAIAAMEQVAQQVFPPSLGFEWTGTALEEIESGGQAPLLFALGLVMVYLVLSAQYGSFVDPAIILFAVPLAVLGALGAQFLRGQANDVYSQVGLVMLIGLASKNSILIVEYANQLREKGLPITKAAIEAAQERLRPILMTGFSSLVGFFPLMIATGAGAASRRSIGTAIFGGYLLSTFLSLFMVPVLYIIVKKLTDRFMPALPAPPADFEDLEEPLSATQK; encoded by the coding sequence ATGTTTGCCAACTTTTTCATCAAACGACCCGTTTTTACGCTAGTTTGCGCCATCATCACGGTGTTTTTGGGGTTGGTGGTGCTGCCGACGCTGCCGATCGCCCAGTTTCCTGACATCACACCGACGCAGGTGGTAGTGACGGCCAACTATCCGGGTGCAGATGCGGAAACGGTCGAAAGCGCCGTGACCAATATCCTGGAGCGGGAAATCAATGGCGTGGACGGGCTGCGCTACATGAGTTCTAGCAGCGGCAGCGACGGCACCAGCCAGATCACCGTCACCTTTGCGGCGGGACAAGATCCCGACATTGCGGCGGTGAACGTGCAGAACCGAGTGGCGCGGGCCGAGCCTCGTTTGCCAGAACTGGTGACCCGCACTGGGATTACGGTGGAGCAGTCGTCGAGTAATTTTTTGATGGCGATCGCCCTCTACCCCACCAACGGCGAATACGACAGCCTCTTCCTCAGTAACTACGCTGACCTGTACATGGTGGAAGCCCTGCGGCGGATTCCGGGGGTCGGCTCGATTCAGATTTTCGGCGAGCGCAAGTTCGCCATGCGCCTCTGGCTTGATCCGGCGCGGCTAGCAGCACGGGGGCTAACGGTGCAGGATGTCACCAGCGCCATTCGCGAACAAAACCTCCAGGTGGGCGCAGGACAACTGGGGCAACAGCCTGCTGATCCGAATCAGGAATATCAAATCAACCTGCGGGCCGATAGCCAGCTCAAGTCCGTCGAAGAATTTGAAAATCTGGTCTTGAAAACTGGTGAAGGCGGCAACCTGGTGCGTCTGAAAGACGTAGGACGGGCGGAACTGGGTGCAGAGAATTATGGAACTTTCTTGACCTATAACGATGTTGAATCCATCGGTTTAGGCATCACGCAGCGTTCCGGTTCCAATGCGCTAGAGACAACGGCTGCTGTTCGCAAAGAGTTAGAAAACTTGAAGCGATCCTTTCCGCCTGGAATTGACTACGCCGTGGCGTTTGACATTACCAGCTTTGTGCAGGTTTCCCTGCAAGATGTGGTGTATACGCTAATCACTGCTATCCTGCTGGTGGTGCTGGTGCTGTTCATTTTCTTGCAGGATTGGCGCACTACGCTGGTTCCGGCGATCGCCATTCCGGTTGCGCTGATTGGAACTTTCGTGTTCACCAAGATATTCGGCTTCTCGATTAACACGCTGACCTTGTTTGGTCTGACGCTGGCGACGGGTGTGGTCGTGGACGACGCGATTGTGGTGGTGGAGGCGATCGCCGCCAAGGTGCAAGATCGCGGCATGAATCCATTCCGTGCGGCAGCCGAAACCATGAAAGAACTGTCCGGCGCGGTGATTGCGACTTCACTGGTGCTGATGGCGGTGTTCGTTCCGGTGGCGTTTTTTCCTGGCACGACGGGCGCGATCTACCGCCAGTTCGCGCTGACGATCGCCTTTTCAATTGTGGTGTCTACCTTCAATGCGCTGACCTTTTCGCCTGCGATGTCGGCGCTGCTGCTGCGGCCGCGCTCCGACCACCAGGGCTGGCTGGGGCGACAGTTTGAGCGGTTTAACCAGTGGCTGGATGGAATTCGACAGCGCTATCAGCGATCGCTCACGGTGTTGTCTCAGTTGAAGTATTGGGTGTTGGCCGGGTTTGTGCTGGCGCTGATGGCCACGGCCTGGGTCTATCGCACGGTTCCCGGAGCCTTTTTGCCAGAGGAAGATCAGGGCTATTTCATTACGCTGGTGCAGGCTCCGGAAGGCGTGTCCCTCAACTACACCAAGAAAATTCTGGATGAAGCCTCGGCTGAGGTACGCAAGATTCCTGAAGTAGAGTCGAACTTTGCCGTAACGGGCTTTAGCTTTGCAGGCGTTGCGCCCAACCAAGGTATTATGTTCACGCTGCTGAAGCCTTGGGAAGAGCGCAAAGGCCCCGGGCAATCTGTCCAAGCAATCATCGGGCAAATCCAGATGAAGTTCTTCGGAATGCCCAAAGCCCGAATTTTCTCGCTGAACCCGCCCTCAATTCAGGGATTGGGCAACTTCGGCGGTTTCCAGCTAGAAATGCAGGATCGCCGGGGCAATATGCCCCTGAATGAGTTTGTGGGCTATCTCTACGCGCTGATGGGGGCGGCGAATCAAAATCCCAATTTGCAGGCGGTGTTTTCTACCTATTCCGCCAGCACGCCGCAGTTGGTTGTGGATGTAAACCGGGAGCGGGCCAAGTCCTTGGGCGTGGATCTTGACGACATCTTCTCGACGCTCCAGAGCTTCTTGGGGTCTGATTATGTGAACGATTTCACGCTGGATCGGCGCAGCTATCGCGTGTATGTTCAGGCAGACGAACAGTTTCGCGCCCAGCCAGAGGATGTGAACCAACTGTATGTGCGGTCTGCTTCCGGCAGCATGGTGCCCCTCGGCAACCTGGTAACGCTGACCCCGACCACCAGCGCCCAGTCGATCACGCACTACAACCTGCTGAGGTCGATTTCGGTGCAGGGCGGCGCGGCGCCGGGCCGGAGTTCTGGACAGGCGATCGCCGCAATGGAGCAGGTCGCCCAGCAGGTGTTTCCACCCAGCCTGGGGTTTGAGTGGACCGGCACCGCCCTGGAGGAAATTGAGTCGGGCGGGCAAGCGCCGCTGCTGTTTGCCCTAGGACTAGTAATGGTGTATCTGGTGCTGTCGGCGCAATATGGCAGCTTTGTAGATCCGGCAATTATCTTATTTGCTGTGCCGCTGGCGGTGCTGGGGGCGCTGGGGGCGCAGTTCCTCCGGGGGCAAGCTAATGATGTGTATTCCCAGGTGGGTCTGGTAATGCTGATCGGTCTGGCGAGTAAGAACTCAATTCTGATTGTGGAATATGCTAATCAGTTGCGCGAGAAAGGCTTGCCCATCACCAAAGCGGCGATCGAAGCCGCTCAAGAACGGTTGCGCCCGATTTTGATGACGGGCTTTTCCAGTTTGGTGGGCTTTTTCCCGCTGATGATTGCCACCGGAGCCGGAGCCGCCAGTCGTCGCTCGATTGGGACGGCTATTTTTGGCGGCTACCTGCTGTCTACCTTCCTCAGCCTGTTCATGGTTCCCGTGCTGTACATCATCGTGAAAAAGCTGACGGATCGCTTCATGCCTGCGCTGCCTGCACCGCCTGCCGATTTTGAAGATTTGGAGGAACCGCTGTCGGCCACGCAGAAATAA
- a CDS encoding GGDEF domain-containing protein, whose protein sequence is MTVSLGVTSQIPTSTQTIEALMAQADQALYNAKRRGRNRTVVYRDFDMP, encoded by the coding sequence GTGACGGTTAGCCTTGGTGTCACCAGCCAGATTCCCACCTCTACGCAAACCATTGAAGCCCTGATGGCGCAGGCCGACCAAGCGCTCTACAACGCAAAGCGACGGGGACGAAACCGCACGGTGGTCTACCGGGACTTTGACATGCCCTAA
- a CDS encoding Uma2 family endonuclease, with amino-acid sequence MVLQHPQQPARSVPMPPLESGDRLTRAEFERRYQATPEHFKAELIEGVVYVASPVRTFHGNPHFNLITWLGVYSVATPGVSGSDNTTTRLDMDNEPQPDALLRIEVGGTSTISDDGYIEGAPELVAEIATSSAAIDLEAKQNAYRRNGVQEYLVWQTFENRLSWFRLQAEEYVLVEPDAEGIIRSSVFPGLWLAAPALLEGRMIEVLNVLQAGLADPAHRAFVELLDGRSPTSRTT; translated from the coding sequence ATGGTGTTGCAACATCCTCAACAGCCTGCCCGCTCTGTGCCAATGCCGCCGCTAGAAAGTGGCGATCGCCTCACCCGCGCCGAGTTTGAGCGCCGCTATCAGGCAACCCCGGAGCATTTCAAAGCAGAACTCATTGAAGGAGTGGTTTACGTAGCATCTCCAGTCCGAACGTTTCATGGCAACCCGCATTTCAATCTCATCACCTGGCTAGGGGTCTATAGCGTGGCAACGCCGGGTGTCAGCGGATCAGACAATACGACCACTCGGCTGGACATGGACAACGAACCCCAGCCGGATGCGCTGCTGCGGATTGAGGTGGGCGGAACCTCCACGATTAGCGATGACGGCTATATCGAAGGCGCACCAGAACTCGTCGCAGAAATTGCCACCAGCAGCGCCGCGATCGACCTGGAAGCCAAGCAAAACGCCTATCGCCGCAATGGCGTGCAGGAGTATTTGGTCTGGCAAACCTTCGAGAATCGCCTGAGCTGGTTTCGCTTGCAGGCAGAGGAATATGTCCTGGTGGAACCCGATGCGGAGGGCATCATTCGCAGCAGCGTGTTTCCAGGGCTGTGGCTGGCCGCGCCCGCGCTGCTGGAGGGGCGGATGATTGAGGTGCTAAATGTGCTGCAAGCGGGGCTGGCTGACCCGGCGCATCGAGCGTTTGTGGAACTGCTGGATGGGCGATCGCCAACAAGCCGCACCACCTAA
- a CDS encoding M48 family metalloprotease — protein sequence MTAENLLKSGIQAVKRQQYAAAIQALMACCQSTDRQSKLYFQAQMWLVRAYYDGGQAERAIALCQQLSTNAPPQVQTWARNLLPTLSAAPAIGPETAGSAATDAPTADLPTLSAEEALDLFNRGNHALKTKRFVEAVEHLETYCRSADPHHKDFAQAQMWLVKAYNGNGQTEAAIALCRRLLHHEKEFVQLWARQYLNTLAPEPEAEATQLEAPLTNAASLHPKIQTPNSKTQNAQPSALSPTKTRAPRGGVSLVMKGVASSLALASGMTITLLFGMVFALCLALLFLHGSNNPTAGLGLALMATLLFNAIIFFLSPLIMDAVQGWLYGTRWVSLSDIERRSPEAGRVIRTVCQQKKLSQPRLGLIPDDNPTAFTYGSLPNTARVVVSQGLFKYLDDDEVATVYAHELGHVVHWDFAVMTLAATLVQIMYLLYLYLREAQDWLGDSEMARRLKLGTRSVAIAAYVFYVLGEYLVLYLSRTREYYADHFAAEVTGNPNGLSRALVKIAYGIVEEGQRNPQPSKVLQGTRTLGIADSSSAGFTGTAYRVAASPVQVGRVFLWDMFNPWAAWMELNSTHPLTGKRVRALSTYAEQLGLGAEFDMAQVVREGRGLNKTRLYGNFVLDVLLYWADWIGFGLGLIVAIALYQSGASNLGAIAAPALLGGGIGLLFKTFVMYPDFNRAPAMDILTLMSDPYASPLRGRPVKLSGEIIGKGDSGYAYGSELKLQDPTGMILLRYSSRFGPLGNFLFGASQAESFIHQSVHALGWFRRGMIPWVDLIRLDCPAKWTVRSYHRFWNLLFGALLIGLAFVLPSVLA from the coding sequence ATGACGGCCGAGAACCTCCTGAAATCGGGCATTCAAGCAGTCAAACGGCAGCAATATGCAGCGGCGATTCAAGCGCTGATGGCTTGCTGCCAGTCCACCGATCGCCAGTCCAAGCTCTATTTCCAGGCGCAGATGTGGCTGGTGCGGGCTTATTACGACGGTGGGCAGGCAGAGCGGGCGATCGCCCTTTGTCAGCAGCTCAGCACCAACGCACCGCCCCAAGTGCAAACCTGGGCCAGAAACCTGTTGCCCACACTATCTGCTGCGCCTGCAATCGGCCCGGAAACCGCTGGCTCGGCCGCCACCGACGCGCCCACTGCCGACCTGCCCACGCTCAGTGCCGAGGAAGCCCTTGACCTGTTCAATCGGGGCAACCACGCGCTGAAAACCAAGCGCTTTGTCGAAGCCGTTGAGCATTTGGAAACGTACTGCCGATCCGCCGATCCGCATCATAAGGATTTCGCACAGGCGCAGATGTGGCTGGTCAAGGCTTACAACGGCAATGGGCAGACCGAAGCGGCGATCGCCCTCTGCCGTCGATTGCTGCACCACGAAAAAGAATTCGTGCAGCTCTGGGCCCGCCAATACCTCAACACGCTGGCTCCCGAACCCGAAGCCGAAGCAACCCAACTCGAAGCACCCCTCACCAACGCAGCCAGCCTGCATCCCAAAATCCAAACTCCAAACTCCAAAACCCAAAATGCCCAACCGTCCGCCCTCAGCCCCACCAAAACCCGCGCCCCTCGCGGTGGAGTCTCGCTAGTGATGAAAGGCGTGGCCAGCAGCCTGGCCCTGGCATCGGGCATGACGATCACGCTGCTGTTTGGCATGGTGTTTGCGCTGTGCCTGGCGCTGCTGTTTTTGCATGGCAGCAACAACCCCACAGCGGGGCTGGGTCTGGCGCTGATGGCAACCCTGCTCTTCAACGCCATTATCTTTTTCCTGTCGCCGCTGATTATGGATGCGGTGCAGGGCTGGCTCTATGGCACGCGCTGGGTCTCGCTGTCGGATATTGAGCGGCGCAGTCCAGAAGCGGGCCGCGTCATCCGCACCGTTTGCCAGCAAAAGAAGCTTTCGCAGCCGCGCCTGGGGCTAATTCCCGACGACAACCCCACTGCCTTTACCTACGGCTCGCTGCCCAACACGGCGCGAGTGGTGGTGAGCCAGGGCTTGTTTAAGTACCTGGACGATGACGAAGTGGCCACGGTCTACGCCCACGAACTCGGCCATGTCGTGCATTGGGACTTTGCCGTGATGACGCTAGCGGCAACGCTGGTGCAGATTATGTATCTGCTTTACTTGTATCTGCGAGAGGCGCAGGACTGGCTGGGCGACAGCGAAATGGCGCGACGGCTCAAGCTGGGGACGCGGAGTGTGGCGATCGCCGCCTACGTGTTCTACGTTCTAGGCGAATATCTGGTGCTGTATCTGTCGCGCACGCGAGAATATTACGCCGACCATTTTGCCGCCGAGGTGACGGGCAACCCCAACGGACTGTCGCGGGCGCTGGTGAAAATCGCCTACGGCATTGTGGAAGAGGGACAGCGCAACCCCCAGCCCAGCAAGGTGCTGCAAGGCACTCGCACGCTGGGCATTGCCGACAGCAGCAGCGCCGGATTCACAGGCACGGCCTACCGCGTGGCAGCAAGCCCGGTGCAGGTGGGGCGCGTCTTTCTCTGGGATATGTTCAATCCCTGGGCGGCCTGGATGGAGCTAAATTCCACTCACCCGCTGACGGGCAAGCGCGTCCGCGCCCTCAGCACCTACGCCGAACAGCTTGGGCTGGGTGCAGAGTTTGACATGGCGCAGGTGGTGCGTGAAGGGCGCGGGCTAAACAAGACGCGGCTCTATGGCAACTTTGTGCTGGATGTGCTGCTGTATTGGGCGGACTGGATTGGCTTTGGGCTGGGGCTGATCGTGGCGATCGCCCTCTACCAAAGCGGTGCGAGCAACCTGGGGGCGATCGCCGCGCCTGCACTGCTGGGCGGCGGCATCGGGCTGCTGTTCAAAACCTTCGTCATGTATCCCGACTTCAACCGCGCCCCGGCGATGGACATACTCACGCTCATGTCTGACCCCTACGCCAGCCCGCTGCGGGGTCGTCCGGTCAAGCTAAGCGGCGAAATTATTGGTAAAGGCGACTCTGGCTATGCCTATGGTTCAGAACTCAAGCTGCAAGACCCGACGGGGATGATCTTACTGCGCTATTCGTCCCGCTTTGGGCCGCTGGGCAACTTCTTGTTTGGCGCAAGTCAGGCCGAAAGCTTCATTCACCAGTCCGTCCATGCGCTGGGTTGGTTCCGACGCGGCATGATACCCTGGGTAGACCTGATTCGGCTAGACTGCCCTGCCAAGTGGACGGTTCGCAGCTATCACCGCTTTTGGAATCTGCTGTTTGGGGCGCTGCTGATTGGGCTGGCGTTTGTGCTGCCGTCGGTGCTGGCCTAG
- a CDS encoding efflux RND transporter periplasmic adaptor subunit, translating to MSVKVLRRGSLFSAALLLSVAAGACRGGSPGMQGGPPPMPVELQTVQASTVVETSEFVGALEAEDRVVLRPEADGRVVEIFVRPGDVVQARTPIVQLRADRSRAEVSGAIADLEAAQSSRNTAIARLRAAEADVARAAADVTLAESDYRRIESLVSAGALSRQELDRARNTRDTAIASRRAAEENVQAAEASLREAESQIARAQADRNVAVEDLQDRQVLSPIAGVVGNIPVKVGDLVTPSTTLTSIIQNGTLDLNIAVPIERSRQLRVGLPVEMLDEQGQPALRGRISFVSPEVSSGEQSVLAKASFSNDGSLRDGQLVRTRVIWSSQPGLLVPTAAVTRIAGQTFVYVAEAAEPNPDQPAPPAEPGQPPMQVARQRLVQLGSIQGNSYQVISGVQPGEQVVVSGVLNLTEGAPIMPAQAMAQ from the coding sequence ATGAGCGTGAAGGTGTTGCGTCGAGGTTCGCTGTTTAGTGCTGCGCTGCTGCTGTCGGTAGCGGCTGGGGCCTGCCGGGGCGGTTCGCCAGGAATGCAGGGCGGGCCGCCACCAATGCCTGTAGAACTGCAAACGGTGCAGGCCAGCACGGTGGTAGAAACTTCAGAGTTTGTCGGAGCGCTGGAGGCGGAAGATCGGGTTGTGCTGCGCCCCGAAGCCGATGGGCGTGTGGTGGAAATTTTTGTGCGTCCGGGGGATGTAGTGCAGGCGCGAACCCCGATTGTGCAACTGCGGGCTGATCGCAGCCGCGCAGAGGTGAGCGGGGCGATCGCCGATCTAGAAGCGGCACAGTCATCTCGAAATACAGCCATTGCACGGCTGCGAGCGGCCGAAGCAGATGTTGCCCGCGCAGCAGCGGATGTCACGCTGGCGGAGTCAGATTATCGCCGCATCGAATCGCTGGTGTCGGCCGGCGCACTGTCGCGGCAAGAGCTAGACCGAGCGCGAAATACCCGCGACACGGCGATCGCCAGCCGTCGGGCAGCCGAAGAAAACGTGCAGGCTGCCGAAGCCTCGCTGCGCGAAGCCGAGTCCCAAATTGCCCGCGCCCAGGCAGATCGCAACGTTGCCGTAGAGGATTTGCAAGATCGGCAGGTGCTTTCGCCGATTGCGGGCGTGGTCGGCAATATCCCGGTGAAGGTGGGCGACCTGGTAACACCTAGCACCACGCTCACCAGCATTATTCAGAACGGTACGCTGGATTTGAACATTGCCGTGCCTATCGAGCGATCGCGCCAGCTCCGGGTCGGACTTCCGGTCGAAATGCTGGACGAACAGGGACAGCCTGCCCTGCGCGGACGCATCAGCTTCGTTTCGCCGGAGGTCAGCAGCGGTGAGCAGTCGGTTCTGGCCAAGGCCAGCTTTAGCAACGACGGCAGCCTGCGCGACGGGCAACTCGTCCGCACCCGCGTCATCTGGAGCAGCCAGCCCGGTCTGCTAGTACCCACTGCCGCCGTCACGCGCATTGCTGGACAAACTTTCGTCTACGTCGCCGAAGCAGCCGAACCCAACCCCGACCAGCCCGCGCCCCCTGCCGAACCCGGACAGCCGCCGATGCAGGTCGCCCGCCAACGCCTCGTGCAACTGGGCAGCATCCAGGGCAACAGCTATCAGGTGATTTCCGGCGTGCAGCCCGGTGAGCAAGTCGTTGTGTCGGGCGTGTTAAACCTTACCGAGGGCGCACCGATTATGCCTGCTCAGGCGATGGCGCAGTAG
- a CDS encoding alpha-ketoacid dehydrogenase subunit beta — MAETLLFNALREAIDEEMARDPSVFVLGEDVGHYGGSYKVTKDLYKKYGDLRVLDTPIAENAFTGMAVGAAMTGLRPIIEGMNMGFLLLAFNQIANNAGMLRYTSGGNFKIPLVVRGPGGVGRQLGAEHSQRLEAYFQGVPGLKMVACSTPYNAKGLLKSAIRDDNPVIFFEHVLLYNLKQDLPEEEYLLPLDKAETVREGSDVTILTYSRMRHHVMQAVKTLEKEGFDPEVIDLISLKPLDFETIGASIRKTHRVIIVEECMRSGGIGAEITASINDRLFDELDAPVIRLASQDIPTPYNGTLENLTIVQPAQIVEAVQKLVALKV, encoded by the coding sequence ATGGCAGAAACCCTCCTGTTCAACGCCCTGCGTGAAGCAATTGACGAAGAGATGGCGCGTGACCCGTCCGTGTTCGTGTTGGGCGAAGACGTGGGGCACTATGGTGGCTCCTACAAAGTCACCAAAGACCTGTACAAGAAATACGGCGATTTGCGCGTGCTGGATACGCCAATTGCCGAAAATGCCTTTACGGGGATGGCCGTCGGGGCGGCGATGACGGGGCTGCGTCCCATCATCGAAGGGATGAACATGGGTTTTTTGCTGCTGGCGTTTAACCAGATTGCCAACAACGCCGGAATGTTGCGCTATACCTCCGGCGGCAACTTCAAGATTCCGCTGGTGGTGCGCGGGCCGGGCGGCGTGGGGCGGCAGCTCGGCGCAGAACATTCCCAGCGGCTAGAGGCTTATTTTCAGGGCGTGCCTGGGCTAAAGATGGTAGCCTGCTCGACTCCCTACAATGCCAAGGGATTGTTAAAGTCTGCTATTCGCGATGACAACCCTGTGATCTTCTTTGAGCATGTGCTGCTTTATAACCTGAAGCAGGATTTGCCAGAAGAAGAATACCTGCTGCCGCTGGACAAAGCAGAGACCGTGCGCGAAGGCAGCGACGTGACCATCCTGACCTATTCGCGGATGCGCCACCACGTGATGCAGGCGGTGAAGACCCTGGAGAAAGAGGGGTTTGACCCGGAAGTGATTGACCTGATTTCGCTGAAGCCGCTGGACTTTGAGACGATTGGTGCATCAATTCGCAAGACCCATCGTGTGATCATCGTGGAAGAATGTATGCGATCGGGCGGCATCGGCGCAGAAATTACGGCATCGATTAACGATCGCCTCTTTGATGAACTCGATGCGCCTGTAATTCGCCTTGCGTCGCAGGATATCCCCACGCCCTACAACGGCACGCTAGAGAATCTGACGATTGTGCAGCCTGCCCAAATTGTGGAAGCGGTGCAAAAACTGGTAGCGCTGAAGGTTTAA
- a CDS encoding GGDEF domain-containing protein — MNHSQFEQWLRALSCDRPLDDNPASPLLTSTAYLGGLSLVSAWLDPLPLGIAIYQQGGRAAFLNRMAREMLGVSLGSSLEDTRPILKAGTGRPYATQALPSSRALRGESCTADDLEIPCAGRSLLLEARAVPLCNSQGEVLGCIVVFQDITLRRQVERSLVTQSHALRSEITQKTEVLQRQESETQALLAAIPDLVFRVSPQGIYLNYLKTNYLIDLIPPDINPVGMHISQLLPPEVAQRKLHYLEAAFATQQIQVYEQQVWFGDRLQHEEVRIVPYSATEALTMIRDITDRKAAEDALRQSEARFHAAFDYSAVGSSITALNGQILAVNAACCDLLGYTEDELRSLTFHAVSYPEDLAADSAMVQELIDGKRNSFQMEKRYIRKSGEIIWALLSVSLVRDAQQNPLYLLAQMQDITRQKQAEEMLIRANQELEALVNIDGLTQIANRRCFDQHLTQEWNRLLRDQQFLSLILFDVDEFKRYNDCYGHQEGDDCLRQLAQAAKCFVQRPADLIARYGGEEFGVILPNTDIKGGRAIAEKIRLGIQGAGHPPMSILASRKS; from the coding sequence ATGAATCATTCTCAGTTTGAACAGTGGCTCCGGGCACTCTCGTGCGATCGCCCTCTTGATGACAACCCAGCAAGTCCACTCCTGACATCCACTGCCTATTTGGGCGGCCTTTCGCTAGTGTCTGCATGGCTCGACCCCTTGCCGCTGGGCATTGCAATTTATCAACAAGGTGGCCGCGCTGCATTTTTGAATCGAATGGCGCGGGAAATGCTTGGCGTGTCTCTAGGTTCCTCCTTAGAAGACACCCGTCCAATCTTGAAGGCCGGTACGGGGCGGCCGTATGCTACCCAAGCATTGCCAAGCTCTCGCGCCCTGCGCGGCGAAAGCTGCACAGCCGACGATCTGGAAATACCCTGTGCAGGGCGATCGCTGCTGCTGGAGGCGCGGGCAGTGCCATTGTGCAACAGCCAAGGCGAAGTGCTGGGCTGCATTGTTGTGTTTCAGGACATCACCCTGCGACGACAGGTCGAGCGATCGCTCGTCACCCAAAGCCACGCCCTGCGGTCGGAAATCACCCAAAAAACAGAGGTCTTGCAGCGCCAAGAATCGGAAACACAGGCCTTGCTCGCCGCCATTCCCGACCTGGTTTTTCGCGTTAGTCCCCAGGGCATTTATCTGAATTATCTCAAGACGAATTATTTGATTGACCTGATTCCACCAGACATTAACCCGGTGGGAATGCATATTTCCCAGCTTTTGCCGCCGGAGGTCGCCCAGCGCAAGCTGCATTATCTAGAAGCGGCCTTTGCCACGCAGCAGATTCAGGTCTACGAGCAGCAGGTTTGGTTTGGCGATCGCCTCCAGCATGAAGAAGTCCGCATTGTGCCCTACAGCGCCACTGAAGCGCTGACGATGATTCGCGATATTACCGACCGCAAAGCCGCAGAAGACGCGCTGCGCCAGAGCGAGGCCAGATTTCACGCCGCCTTTGACTACAGCGCTGTGGGCAGTTCCATCACCGCCCTCAACGGCCAGATTCTAGCGGTCAACGCTGCTTGTTGCGATCTGCTGGGCTATACCGAAGACGAACTGCGATCGCTCACGTTCCATGCCGTTTCTTACCCCGAAGACTTGGCTGCTGACTCAGCGATGGTGCAGGAATTAATCGACGGCAAGCGAAACTCCTTTCAGATGGAAAAACGCTATATCCGCAAGAGTGGAGAAATCATCTGGGCACTGCTGAGCGTATCGCTGGTACGAGATGCACAACAAAATCCGCTCTACCTGCTGGCGCAAATGCAAGACATTACCCGGCAAAAACAGGCCGAAGAGATGCTGATTCGAGCCAATCAGGAGTTAGAAGCCCTCGTCAACATTGACGGACTCACGCAAATCGCCAATCGCCGCTGCTTTGACCAACACCTCACCCAGGAGTGGAATCGGCTTTTGCGAGACCAGCAGTTTCTCTCGCTAATTTTGTTCGACGTAGACGAGTTCAAGCGCTACAACGACTGCTACGGCCACCAGGAAGGCGACGACTGCCTGCGTCAACTGGCTCAAGCGGCCAAGTGCTTCGTGCAGCGTCCGGCAGATTTGATCGCTCGCTACGGCGGCGAAGAGTTTGGCGTGATTTTGCCCAACACAGATATTAAAGGGGGGCGGGCGATCGCCGAAAAAATTCGCCTCGGCATCCAGGGCGCTGGGCATCCGCCCATGAGTATTCTCGCGTCGCGCAAGTCGTGA